DNA sequence from the Helicoverpa armigera isolate CAAS_96S chromosome 30, ASM3070526v1, whole genome shotgun sequence genome:
CGGATAGTGATAGTTCTCAGCTCCGATGGGCATCACCCGGCCGCGCTGGGCGTAGCACCCGTAACCGTTGTTGTAGATCACGTCGCCACCGCTCCAGTACAGGTGAGGTACCTTCCTGGAGAGATGGGAATGTCAGCAAATAAATTCAACCTCTGATCTCGAGATTCTACCAGTGTAGCTACTAGCTAgaggaataataattattggaCCCTGTAAAGcctaagtaattataataaaatacatgctCAGCATAAGTTTGGAAAACTTTCATCATCCATTTCCACCAAAAACATAAGTGTCAATTTTCTTAACAAAAGCTTATAGGTTTTTAACATagtttactttgaattttcacatacaaattccaaaaaaacattgttttgaaGACAGCAACGGCGGGCGTACCGTGGCATCGATTGTCTATTGCTGAAGGGGTTTGTAGACTCTACCAACTTATTAAAGagtaagggtgcttacataaagaaacaggttgccggtacagacaaacctgtacgggtaggtaccgaccagtgcaggtataatatttcaatacaatcctattgactcacttataaagaaacaggttacctgtttacctgtttctttagaatattatacctgcactgatcggtaccgacccgtacaggtttgtctgtaccggcaacctgtttctttatgtaagcacccttaggCCCGATTGTTCGAAGCTCGtttacgtcaaggttagggttagattctagttacagtaaaattaacagagtTTAAATTCGAAAAGCGTTGTTGGACGTCaaaatttcataacaaaaatgtcaaattaaccgtggtcaaaattgacaaaggtaaaattttaactttaactttaccgtaacgtacgaacaaccgggccttaaaGATGTGTGTTATTAAAAGGCAATATTACACCCAATAATTTAATCCAAAATAACCAAAACTAAAGAAAGACATCACAAATCAACAAACTCAAGTCACATTAATTCCTCTGGCGCGAAGTAGAAGGCACATTAGTATTTTCGCGCCGTTCTTCCGAAAACTGATTCACAGCCAAGCAGTACTTCTCAGAGTGGTAAGTCCTCGATATCTGTGACAGTAACGGACTCCCGTGGGGGGAGTTCAGCCACAGTGACGCACTCCCTGTCTGACCGACCATGGCTATGAAAGCGATCAGCATACGCGTATTCAGTAGACCTCGTTGGATGTGTGGCTGTTTcagcaatgtttgtaaaatcaGACCGTCTGGTAAACCATTGACCAACTCAAAGATACTGGATCCCCTCTCTCCAATAAGATACGAAGCGGCAGCTGGAACATTGCAGCCTGTATATCGCAAGGCTTTGTCAGATTCTTCGTAAGAAAACCCAAGGTCTCTCAAAGCGCCTATAGCTTCGGGGTTAGGTGGTTCAGCAATCTTGTTCCTCCACTCGCGGAATTTCTCCAAAAACCTTTGTAAATGTTCTGCGCGGCGGAATAGCTCGTTCCCTTCAGCTTTATCAGTCTCCACGGCTTCTTCAATCGTTGTTTGTATGTCGACGTTGATGCTGTTGAGCCGTGCTGCTATTTCTTCGGGAGTAATCACTTGGATGACAGCAGGTTGGGGCCTCTGTGGCTCTTCTAAGGCTGCGGTCAGTTGTGCTAACGTCATCTCATAGTTTCTGCCTGCAGCTGCAAGTCGGGCTCCAGCTTCGATCAGAGAAATGAGTATCTTCCTCAGTTCATACGACAATTCGTTGGTAGATAGCAGAGATTGGAGGTTAGGCTGACGTATGGCGCTTGTGGGTGTTGGTAGTGACGCCGTGGCTGCAGCAATGGTTCCGTGTTGAGGAGCCCTGACCGCGCCGAGGTCCCATAGCGTCCCAGCTTCCGGCAAGCGTCTCTCAACGAGTAGAAGCTCTTCTTGCATCATGACCTGTTCTTGAGCCAGTGTAAGGAAGTCATGTAGAGTAGAAGTGTCGAATACACGCACGATCTTGTATCTACTAGCTCCTGTTTCCCCGGTCGGATAGAAGAAGTCAATCGCACGGTTTTTCACTTCCTCTATCAGGGTTTCTTCGGGAAAGTAGGACGTGAAGGTCTGACCCTCGGGACTGACCACTTTGATGAAGATCTCATTGGCCCCAGTCACCCCGGAGTCGGAAACCAACATCCTTACTCCGGGCTAAGATGACCCACTGACCTTAAGTCGGGTCTCCTCGAGCTTCTGAAGAGCTGCTAGATTGATTATTCTCATAGATATAagtataagaaataataaaatactgctaAAAAATGTTGCTAGACACCAAATGAGTTTGAGCATAATTTTGgcattttgtttgtgttttgacagtttttgtCAGATACGTGTTTTATTCTTTAatgtcttgtttttttttaagtttttgatgCAAGGAGATCATGCATTAATCATAATGGTCTTGAATAATCGGActtttttcagcaaaaatatgcGGGATTTTTTTTGATATTAACCTTCAAACGAGAGCTGCACACAACCAATAAGCAAGTTCTGTACGATGAAATTAAATATCTGTGACGTCGCTCTCGGACATACAAAAGCCCAtccataggtatttttttaaaaaacttcatcattatatttattgaaataccaaacatattattcaattaaaactgttttgagtaattattgattaaattgattaataaattgttttttgacCAATATTTCTTACAACATAATCACACTTAAGTATTATTCAGAAACATTCATAGAATAATTATGTTCAAGCGATTCAAATGAAAACCAAATGTATATGAATATCATACCTAAAAAAGCACGTATGAACGTATCCATGTCCGAGGGTGTCTCCGTCCAGCAGGTCCAGGAACAGGTTGCAGGTGTCGGGACACACTTCAGTGAACAGTTCTATGCACAGCTCGCCTATCGCCGCGCCGTCGCGCATGCCTAGCTTTATGTATACCCTGCGAAGGGAGGTGGTATGATGCTGAATTGAAATAATGGAATGACAAAATGAAACAGATCTTCTGTTTTACAGATTTTGCAGTAGTTAGAGGATGAATTAATTAGATATGTTTCCTCTGTTATTTGTGTTTATTGGAAAGGATAGGTcttaaaacatttacattttattaaacattttgagGACTTTACTGGCGCGGTGGTCACCGTGCCGGACTGTGGGAATGAGGATCCCGGTTTCGAGTTCCCAATtcgaaaatatacctactatacgATCCTTCCAGGCTTTATCAACTTGGGGGATAGTTAACTATGTTCTAAAGATTTATTACCAGTGAGGCCATACTGATTGCTAGGCGTGACACATAATGTTATGGGAACTTGCAGTCTGAGTAGCAGTCAAATCTGGCCATGTTTCACAACATGTTAggagaacaatttttttttattaaaagcaatttAAGACCATGCAGTACATACCTCGGTCTCTTCACATCCGCAGCAGCTTTAAAGGCCTGGTCCTCCATCTCCTCGTATGGAACAGGTGAGAACAGCACAAACTTGTTGTTTGCTTGCATCACGATTTTGCGCTTGTTACGAACCCAATCTCTGTTCAGTTCCACTGTCGTTGGCAGACGTGATGGCTGAAGAGTAAGAGATAGTTGATGTATAAATAggtgaatatatttttgaatattgataCTACCTAACCTTCTTACTTTTTATAGACAATCAAGAAACCAGATCCTTCTATCAGATTTTAAGGATTTACCGGATTCCTAAAAGGAGAAACTTATGGATCGACTGACTGAAATATTAACGTAGGGCCTAAACTTAACTGTAACGATGACCAAACCTAACCAGCCCTGATTTGGCCCGTTTATGGTTATGATTCAGTCATCGTCATAGTTAAATGATGCATAGCACCCTATGGTTcagaaacttaaaactatcaCGATTCATCAGAAACAGGCGGTACAGCCTAGtgactgacggacggacggactgTGAAATCctaatagagtcccgttttacccaTTGAGCACCACCCAAACTATGTATCCTGCGATCCATTTGTACTGTACCTGATTAGCGTATTTCTGCAACTTACCGTAGTTATAATAAGATTGTACAGCATGATGTTTTCTCTGTGCACTCTCTTCAGGAAGTCCACTCGGTTCCAATAATGTTGCATCGGACGAATAGGCCTTCTGTGCCAGTGACTGTCTACTCGACCCTGAGGAGAACTTAGTTATAAATATAGGCCATGTTGAGTCGTAGCGTCTTAGGCATCGTttagaccaaacgtattgtcggccgctgactgtgagcgcgcgttacgcagtttattgcttttccatatatattgaaattgtcgttcacaccgaaccgactatacgctgttacgtcgtctgttgtagctgactctaagtggccgattattttactacgcgactatgcacggcggacgcggattggctacgcggacgcagttgccgaatagcgccgctccgccgcgtacgcaccgccgcgcctcggtacagcacgtcgataattagtgtcccttttatataaacttaaacgtatatataaaatatattaaacttaaacttaaacgtatatatatataaagatagtaactcatcgaatgttttactgtcatacgaaaatatttcttgaacttatttggataaagtctatattcgaaatataaagtatgaaattgaccaagaaaacatctcttcaaatttaagggatgtacccacaatctcttctttttattattttcgtcttcctctagagtctagagcttcgcaaatggcatatctgaatgcgcatcatttaattgaaatatcagaaaaacgtctgatttgaaaaaaataaattacgctagttttatcgtttataaaatactacgagcaacttcaaatactgagcccttttatgtgtagaatagtcagccgctcagcgtacgcatctagtgtgaacctacaagagcctattcttttgttcacacatgtagcgcatcgtacgctatagcctattgtcggcttggtgagtacgcgtactgcagattgagtcgacgttcacactggggcagacagtgagtatactcacagtcagcggcggacaatacgtttggtgtgaacaatcccttagtGTCGaaacacactatgccgagaATACGCGACGGAAGTTCGGCATGATTACGCCTGCAATGCTATTTGAATTACTGGCGACACATTATGCCGAAATTACGTTGCGTTATAGCGTACAGCCGAACTTCAGTCGGGCGTAAGTTCAGCGGAAATTCGGCGGCTACGTATTCTGAAGAACACACATtatacgcgaccgaagttcgtacacacaaaattgcgcaactgaacttctgccgcgtaagttcggcacttatggtgtgtcatatcaggcgattacgttggaacgtaaaatcagccgcggaacttcggtcgcgtacgttcggcatagtgtgtttagacacttaGCGTGTAAACTTCGTTAAGATTCATGAAacgtaaaataaagtaaaaaattagGAGGGAAGGTATATGTATCCATTATTTTAAAGCTTCTGCCAGCGTATTTTCACGCGTTTCGTAGGAACCATACTACCAGTTCCCgtataaaatacagcctatacTCTTTCTCGATAATTGGGCTACATATTaccatagatttttttttatcggttcCTCTGCCTGAGATAAACTAAAACCGATTCGAtaattcttccactgttgggaagcttcaCTATCCTTATATCCTAAGCTTTATATtacctgtatttttttctcCGGGACGCTGGTAAGACACGACTATTATGTTACACAATGAAGTATATGTATGTGGAGTTAGTATATAATATGGAGTTACCGTCATCACTTACCTTTAAGAAATGAGCCTGCCTGATGAGCGTGAGCATGGAAACGTTCTCTTTAAAGAGATCATCGAACCAG
Encoded proteins:
- the LOC126056185 gene encoding uncharacterized protein LOC126056185, translated to MQHYWNRVDFLKRVHRENIMLYNLIITTPSRLPTTVELNRDWVRNKRKIVMQANNKFVLFSPVPYEEMEDQAFKAAADVKRPRVYIKLGMRDGAAIGELCIELFTEVCPDTCNLFLDLLDGDTLGHGYVHTCFFRKVPHLYWSGGDVIYNNGYGCYAQRGRVMPIGAENYHYPHSMAGLLSMRVTVDDEMCGMFNITFKPLPQLDLRNVVFGRVIRPSNTYNIIREMGNALSSRPVIEIWASRRKVDGRWVRGAPNTKLPKSPVSWNVK
- the LOC135119105 gene encoding uncharacterized protein LOC135119105 — protein: MLVSDSGVTGANEIFIKVVSPEGQTFTSYFPEETLIEEVKNRAIDFFYPTGETGASRYKIVRVFDTSTLHDFLTLAQEQVMMQEELLLVERRLPEAGTLWDLGAVRAPQHGTIAAATASLPTPTSAIRQPNLQSLLSTNELSYELRKILISLIEAGARLAAAGRNYEMTLAQLTAALEEPQRPQPAVIQVITPEEIAARLNSINVDIQTTIEEAVETDKAEGNELFRRAEHLQRFLEKFREWRNKIAEPPNPEAIGALRDLGFSYEESDKALRYTGCNVPAAASYLIGERGSSIFELVNGLPDGLILQTLLKQPHIQRGLLNTRMLIAFIAMVGQTGSASLWLNSPHGSPLLSQISRTYHSEKYCLAVNQFSEERRENTNVPSTSRQRN